The genomic window GCGATGTTCGAAGAGATAGAGGCCCTGCCAGGTTCCGAGCATCAGGCGGCCGCTCGCGACGGGAATGCCGATCGATACCTGCGTCAGCGCCGACTTGATATGCGCCGGCATATCGTCCGGCCCTTCGTCCCGGTGCACGACCCAACCCATCGCGGGATCGGAGGCCGGCGGCACGAGGCGGCTGAAGAACGAGATAAGGTCTGTGCGCACGTCGGGATCGGCGTTTTCCTGGATCAGCAGCGAGCAGGATGTGTGGCGCACGAAGACGGTGAGCAGCCCCTCGTCCCGTCCCGACGCGCTGACGAAGGCATCCGCCTCATCGGTGAATTCGTAAAGGCCCTGTCCGCGCGTGGACAGTGTGAGGATCGTCTGGGGCAA from Rhizobium sp. Pop5 includes these protein-coding regions:
- a CDS encoding secondary thiamine-phosphate synthase enzyme YjbQ, producing MPQTILTLSTRGQGLYEFTDEADAFVSASGRDEGLLTVFVRHTSCSLLIQENADPDVRTDLISFFSRLVPPASDPAMGWVVHRDEGPDDMPAHIKSALTQVSIGIPVASGRLMLGTWQGLYLFEHRDRPHRREIVLHLSP